The region TCGAGGGGGTGGACCTCGTCGCCATCGCCGACCCCGGCGGCGACCCTCATGGTGTCGCCGGCGACCTCGAGGTGCTGCCGGACATCGACGCGCTGATCGCCGCTGGCATCGACATCGCCGTCGTCGCCGTGCCGACTCGTTTCCACGAGGACGCGGCGCTGAAGCTCGCCTCCGCGCGCGTGCACACGCTCGTCGAGAAGCCGATCGCTCACTCGCTCGAAGCCGGTCAGCGCATGGTCGATGCGTTCGCCGCGGCCGGTCTGGTCGGAGCGGTAGGGCACATCGAGCGCTTCAACCCGGCGCTGCAGGAGCTGCGTCGCCGTATCGAGGGCGGAGAGCTGGGGGGGGTCTATCAGGTCGTCACCCGGCGCCAGGGCCCCTTCCCCTCGCGCATCGCCGATGTCGGCGTCGCAAAGGACCTCGCCTCGCACGACGTCGACCTGACGGCGTGGGTCGTGCAGTCCGACTACGACCGCGTCTTCGCGCAGACGGCCTTCAAGTCCGGACGCGAGTTCGAGGACATGATCACCATCACCGGGCGGACGAAGTCCGGGGTGATCGTGAACAACATCGTCAACTGGCTGTCGCCGATGAAGGAGCGCGTCACCGTCGTCACGGGCGAGAAGGGCGCGTTCGTGGCGGACACGTCCACCGGAGACCTGACGTTCTACGCCAACGGCACGATCCCTCTCGAATGGGAGTCCGTCTCTTCGTTCCGCGGCGTGTCGGAGGGTGACGTCACCCGGTACGCCTTCGCCAAGCGCGAGCCGCTGAAGGTCGAGCACGAGGCCTTCCGCGACGCCGTGCTCGGGCAGCAGACCGACGTCGTCACCATGGAGCAGGGGCAGCGCACCCTCGCGGTCGTCGAGGCTGCGCTGGAGTCCGCGCGCGCCGGGGAATCGGTAACCCTGTGACCTCCGACGGGTACCCCGTCGGACGCAGTGAAGGTGGATCTGAAGTGAGCGCCGCGGACAGCCGCACCGCCCTCGTGCTGACATACTCAGACGTCGCGTCCGACCCGCGGGTCCGCCGCGAGATCGACTGGCTGCTGGGCGACGGCTGGACGGTCGACACCCTGGGTCTCGGGGCAGACGGAGCCGCGGATGTGCGTCAGCACTTCACCCTGCGGGACCCGCTGAAGTGGACGACGGGGCGCCTGGGCACGCTTGTGGCTCACATTCTGCTTCCCGCTCGCCTGCGCTTCCGAGCGCTTCTCGTCTCGAGGATTCCGACTGAGCTCAGGGCCGCCGTGCGTGCCGGAGCCTACGACCTCATCGTCTTCAACGAGTGCGAGTTCACCCCGTGGGTCGAGGAGGGACGGGATTTCGGGCCTGAGGCCCTGCGGGGACTGAGGCATCTCGATCTGCACGAGTATCACAACCCCGACGTACGTCGGAACAGCCTCGGCGGGCGGATCACGGGCGCCCACTATCGTTGGGTGCGCGGTCACATCGCCTCCGACAGGTTCACCAGCCGAACGGTGGTGAACACGCCGATCGGCGAACTGTACTCGAAGGAGTTCGGCATCTCCGTGCCCGTCCAGGTGCGCAACGCTCCACCCTTCGTCGCCGGGCTGCAGCCGAGCACGGTCGATCCGGCAGAGATCCGGATGCTGTTCCACGGGCTGCCCAGCTGGGCGCGAGGGTTCGACGAGATCCTCCAGGCCATGCGCGAGCTCCCTGACCGATTCACGATGACTTTCATGCTGACGGCGAATCCCGCCGTTCACGCCAGGCTCCGCGCGGAACTAGAGACACACCCGGCTCGGGATCGCATCCGCATCGTTCCGCCCGCTCCCATGCGTGAGATCGCGCAGCGCATCAACGAGTACGACCTCGAGATCGTGTTCTACCGGCCGAACGGAACGTACAACATCAAGTACGCCATGCCGAACAAGTTCTTCGAGGCAGCGCAGGGACGTCTCGCGCTCGTCGTGGGGGAGACCCCGACGATGGCGCCCATCGTCCGCGAGTTCGGGAATGGCGTGGTCGTGCCGGAGTTCACCTGGGAGTCGCTGCGAGACACCCTCGCGGGGCTCGACGCCGAGGCCATCGCTGAGATGAAGACGAGGTCGTCGGTCGCAGCCGAAGCGATCAACTCGGCGTCCGAAGGAAGATCCTTCATACGGGCGATCACCGAGCACGGTGCACCGAGGGGTGTCGAATGAAGGCCAACTGGCGGCTCTACCGTGAGGTGCTGACCGTCCTCCCGCAGAGCGCGAGTCGATTCCTCGTCATGTACGCGGCCGTCATGGGTGCTCTGGCGCTCATGGACGGTCTGGCCCTCGGCCTCCTGGCAGTCGTCATCGCACCGCTGGTGAGTCAGAGCCCGGTCAGCCTGCCCATCGTCGGCACGCTCGAGGGTGCTCAGGTGCTGATTCCACTGGCGCTTGTCTGCGCGCTGATCGTGCTCAAGGGAGCAGGAGCCCTGACTCTCCAGTGGGTCGCGACCCGCCGATTCTCTCGGTACGAGCTCGAACTCGGGGTCCGGGTCTTCGACGGATACATCCGAGCGCCGTGGGTCGAACGACTCCGACGGAACTCATCGGATCTCGTGCGGATCAGCGACGGCAGCGTGAGCACCACGATCTCGGGATTCCTGCTGCCAGGAGCCTCGCTGATCGGCGAGTTCATGAGCTTCCTCTCCTTGATACTCGTGCTCGCATTCGCTCAACCCTTCGTCGGCGTCGTGACGCTCGTCTATCTCGGTCTGATCGCTCTGCTGCTGCAGTTCCAGATCTCCCGACGGGCCAAGCAGGCAGGGCAGGTCGCGCTGCGATACTCCATGCGCTCATCACGGCTCATCACGGAGATGATCGGCGCTCTCAAGGAGATCACTCTGCGCGGCAGCGCCGCCGAAGTCGCGGAGGTCGTGCGCTCGAACCGGGCGCGGTCGACGCGCGCCCGCGCGAACTCGCAGTTCCTGGCGCAGATCCCCCGGTACGTGCTCGACGTCGCTCTGATCGGCGGTTTCCTCGTGGTGGGCGCCGCCGGATTCATCACCGGCGGGGGCGATGTCACCGGCGCTATCGGCTCGATCGCCCTGTTCGGCCTGGCAGGCTTCCGGCTGGCACCGTCTCTGGTCCGGTTCCAGGGCGTCCTGCAGCAGCTGCACGTCAGCGCGCCGCATGCGAGAGCGGTCGTGGACGAGGTGCGGCGAGGCGATCGCTACACCGAGGTCGCCAACGCGAAGGACACGGGGGTCATCCCCGCTCGACCGAAGGCTCTTCAGCTGCGCGGTGTCAGCTTCCGGTACGCGCCCGAGGCTGCCGATGCTGTGCGCGACGTGACGCTGGACATCCCGTTCGGGTCGCAGGTGGCGTTCGTGGGAGCGTCGGGTGCGGGCAAGTCGACGATGATCGATCTGCTGCTCGGACTGGTCGATCCCACCAGCGGATCCATCGAGGTCGACGGGGTGCCGCTGCGGTCGGTGCTGAATGCCTGGCGCTCGCAGATCTCCTACGTCCCCCAGGAGGTATCGCTGTTCGATGCGACGGTGGCGCAGAACGTGGCGCTCACCTGGCGGGCGGACTTCGACCGCGATCGGGTGACGACGGCGCTCGACCGCGCCCAGCTGCTTCCGCTTATCCAGGCACGCGAAGGCGGGATCGACGGCCGCATCGGGGAGCGCGGCCTCGCCCTCTCCGGAGGACAGCGGCAGCGGCTCGGCATCGCCAGGGCGATGTACAACGATCCGCAGGTGCTGGTCATGGATGAGGCGACGAGCGCTCTGGACACCGCGACGGAGGCTGCTGTCACCAGGGCGATCGAAGAGCTGCGCGGCCGCGTCACCACGATCACCGTCGCCCATCGGCTCTCGACCATCCGCAACGCGGACATCGTGTTCTTCATGCGCGACGGCGAGGTCGCAGCGTCCGGCTCCTTCGAGCAGGTCGTGGCGGCCGAACCCGAGTTCGCGCTGCAGGCGGCCCTTGCGGGATTGATCGATCCGGACAAGGGAGTGGTCGATCAGGATGCCTGATCTGATGGTCGATGTGATCGTGGCGGTGCACAACGACCGACGACCGGTCGAGCGCGCGGTCGCCTCGGCGTTGCTGACCTCGCGCGAGGTACGGGCGACGATCGTCGCTCACAACGTGGACGCGGCTCGCATCCGAGAGCGACTGGGCGACCTCGGTCAGGACTCCCGCGTGCGGATCCTCGAACTGTCGGACGGAGTGCGTTCGCCCGCGAACGCGTTCAATCGTGGACTCGATGCTTCGACGGCGCGATACGTGGCGATCATCGGCTCAGACGACAGCCTGGAGCCCGGCGCCCTGGACGCCTGGGTCCACCTGGCAGAGTCCACCCATGCCGATGCCGTGATCGCGCCCATCGTCCGAGATGGCGGGCATGGTGTGCCGACTCCTCGTATTCGTCGCTCGCGGGCGCCACGCCTTCTCGACGCGGACCGTGACCGCCTCTACGAGAGGACTGCACCGCTGGGTCTGCAGCGTCGCTCCGCCACCGGCGCGCTTCGGTATGAGCAGGGCCTGGCGCGCGGCGTGGACCAGGTGTACGGCCTGCGGCTCTGGGCGAACCACCGAGTCGTCTTCGACCCCGACGGCCCCGCCTATCGCGAGCATGCAGATCAGGATGACCGGGTGACGCACGCCTTCGGTCCGATCGCTGACGACTTCGCCTTCCTGGCGACCTATCTCGACGAGATCCGACTCCTTCCGGCGGCCCTTCGCCGAGCAGCGGTCGCGAAGACCATTCGCGTGCACGTCGTCCCCGCCGTACGCAACCGCATCTCCGTCGGCACGCTCTCGCACGCTGACCTGGCGGCCGCAGCGGAGATCTTGTCCGCCCTCGAGAAGAGCGCTCCCCGAGCTCGAGGTCTGCTCCCTCGAACGGTGGGCGCAGACC is a window of Microbacterium esteraromaticum DNA encoding:
- a CDS encoding Gfo/Idh/MocA family protein, which encodes MMALRAGLLGVGMMGRHHARVLRELEGVDLVAIADPGGDPHGVAGDLEVLPDIDALIAAGIDIAVVAVPTRFHEDAALKLASARVHTLVEKPIAHSLEAGQRMVDAFAAAGLVGAVGHIERFNPALQELRRRIEGGELGGVYQVVTRRQGPFPSRIADVGVAKDLASHDVDLTAWVVQSDYDRVFAQTAFKSGREFEDMITITGRTKSGVIVNNIVNWLSPMKERVTVVTGEKGAFVADTSTGDLTFYANGTIPLEWESVSSFRGVSEGDVTRYAFAKREPLKVEHEAFRDAVLGQQTDVVTMEQGQRTLAVVEAALESARAGESVTL
- a CDS encoding ABC transporter ATP-binding protein; translated protein: MKANWRLYREVLTVLPQSASRFLVMYAAVMGALALMDGLALGLLAVVIAPLVSQSPVSLPIVGTLEGAQVLIPLALVCALIVLKGAGALTLQWVATRRFSRYELELGVRVFDGYIRAPWVERLRRNSSDLVRISDGSVSTTISGFLLPGASLIGEFMSFLSLILVLAFAQPFVGVVTLVYLGLIALLLQFQISRRAKQAGQVALRYSMRSSRLITEMIGALKEITLRGSAAEVAEVVRSNRARSTRARANSQFLAQIPRYVLDVALIGGFLVVGAAGFITGGGDVTGAIGSIALFGLAGFRLAPSLVRFQGVLQQLHVSAPHARAVVDEVRRGDRYTEVANAKDTGVIPARPKALQLRGVSFRYAPEAADAVRDVTLDIPFGSQVAFVGASGAGKSTMIDLLLGLVDPTSGSIEVDGVPLRSVLNAWRSQISYVPQEVSLFDATVAQNVALTWRADFDRDRVTTALDRAQLLPLIQAREGGIDGRIGERGLALSGGQRQRLGIARAMYNDPQVLVMDEATSALDTATEAAVTRAIEELRGRVTTITVAHRLSTIRNADIVFFMRDGEVAASGSFEQVVAAEPEFALQAALAGLIDPDKGVVDQDA
- a CDS encoding glycosyltransferase family 2 protein yields the protein MVDVIVAVHNDRRPVERAVASALLTSREVRATIVAHNVDAARIRERLGDLGQDSRVRILELSDGVRSPANAFNRGLDASTARYVAIIGSDDSLEPGALDAWVHLAESTHADAVIAPIVRDGGHGVPTPRIRRSRAPRLLDADRDRLYERTAPLGLQRRSATGALRYEQGLARGVDQVYGLRLWANHRVVFDPDGPAYREHADQDDRVTHAFGPIADDFAFLATYLDEIRLLPAALRRAAVAKTIRVHVVPAVRNRISVGTLSHADLAAAAEILSALEKSAPRARGLLPRTVGADLRAIEAMSSERLSSGRGIAQRMAELLPMDLRLVLHRHGPLRNALAGRALARRVTRGFATREATRAGAVTSPDGGVVVLSPEATSAARDLSDECGGIVIGWRGTAAHITVERPSRWSIRAQRLLGGGFPTRILLRVLGADDATQFARRLRGTPAEAALRRATLIVAAEEDGVLAAWRAQRASGGSVRAVHGLAAAREMLQRQGRPS